One segment of Meleagris gallopavo isolate NT-WF06-2002-E0010 breed Aviagen turkey brand Nicholas breeding stock chromosome 8, Turkey_5.1, whole genome shotgun sequence DNA contains the following:
- the NUDT13 gene encoding nucleoside diphosphate-linked moiety X motif 13 isoform X3, translated as MVIMAAIYLAAYRRSALFCRSHSTYVRKMRYLNKLKEDDSLCRQAQTSGTFYIFHNLSPFLQKVGKKYLTPQLSAAEMKRILEKFKETEQWIEKSVLIGCSDEHVPHFALDLAGALEKSVIEAELKGSFTDLRKAFFVVDEKDSSLLASAQALLRWHDSHQYCSKTGQPTQKNVAGSKRVCHASGITYYPQMSPVVIILVSDGSRCLLARQASFPQGMYTALSGFCDIGEAVEEAARREVAEEVGLEVESLWYSASQHWPFPSSCLMIACHALVRRQQLEVC; from the exons ATGGTGATTATGGCTGCGATTTATCTAGCAGCATATAGAAGATCTGCTCTCTTCTGCAGGTCACATTCCACCTACGTTAGAAAAATGAG GTACTTGAATAAGCTAAAGGAAGATGACAGCTTGTGTAGACAAGCCCAGACCTCAGGAACTTTTTACATCTTTCACAATCTCTCACCCTTCCTGCAGAAAGTCGGGAAGAAATATTTGACACCACAGCTCAGTGCAGCAG aaatgaaaaggatCCTGGAGAAATTCAAAGAGACTGAACAGTGGATAGAGAAGTCGGTGCTGATCGGTTGTTCAGATGAGCACGTACCACACTTTGCCCTGGATTTAG cagGAGCCTTGGAAAAATCAGTCATTGAGGCTGAGCTCAAGGGATCGTTCACTGACTTACGAAAGGCTTTCTTTGTAGTGGATGAGAAGGATTCTTCTTTGCTGGCCTCG GCCCAGGCCCTTCTCCGGTGGCACGATTCCCACCAGTACTGTAGCAAAACTGGGCAGCCAACTCAGAAAAACGTAGCTGGCAGCAAGCGCGTGTGCCACGCCAGTGGAATAACTTATTACCCACAG ATGTCTCCAGTAGTTATCATCTTGGTGTCTGACggcagccgctgcctcctcgCACGACAGGCCTCGTTTCCTCAGGGGATGTACACTGCTCTGTCTGGCTTCTGTGACATAG GCGAAGCCGTGGAGGAGGCAGCCCGGCGAGAAGTGGCAGAAGAGGTTGGCCTGGAGGTGGAGTCGCTCTGGTACTCAGCATCCCAGCACTggcccttccccagcagctgctTAATGATAGCTTGTCATGCATTGGTGAGGAGACAGCAGTTAGAG GTATGCTGA
- the NUDT13 gene encoding nucleoside diphosphate-linked moiety X motif 13 isoform X1, whose amino-acid sequence MVIMAAIYLAAYRRSALFCRSHSTYVRKMRYLNKLKEDDSLCRQAQTSGTFYIFHNLSPFLQKVGKKYLTPQLSAAEMKRILEKFKETEQWIEKSVLIGCSDEHVPHFALDLAGALEKSVIEAELKGSFTDLRKAFFVVDEKDSSLLASAQALLRWHDSHQYCSKTGQPTQKNVAGSKRVCHASGITYYPQMSPVVIILVSDGSRCLLARQASFPQGMYTALSGFCDIGEAVEEAARREVAEEVGLEVESLWYSASQHWPFPSSCLMIACHALVRRQQLEISMNSLELEEARWFGLEEIMEGLKREPNSAKQDNGRFLPWFPPKQAIAHKLINEWVKQQTSQSTQVL is encoded by the exons ATGGTGATTATGGCTGCGATTTATCTAGCAGCATATAGAAGATCTGCTCTCTTCTGCAGGTCACATTCCACCTACGTTAGAAAAATGAG GTACTTGAATAAGCTAAAGGAAGATGACAGCTTGTGTAGACAAGCCCAGACCTCAGGAACTTTTTACATCTTTCACAATCTCTCACCCTTCCTGCAGAAAGTCGGGAAGAAATATTTGACACCACAGCTCAGTGCAGCAG aaatgaaaaggatCCTGGAGAAATTCAAAGAGACTGAACAGTGGATAGAGAAGTCGGTGCTGATCGGTTGTTCAGATGAGCACGTACCACACTTTGCCCTGGATTTAG cagGAGCCTTGGAAAAATCAGTCATTGAGGCTGAGCTCAAGGGATCGTTCACTGACTTACGAAAGGCTTTCTTTGTAGTGGATGAGAAGGATTCTTCTTTGCTGGCCTCG GCCCAGGCCCTTCTCCGGTGGCACGATTCCCACCAGTACTGTAGCAAAACTGGGCAGCCAACTCAGAAAAACGTAGCTGGCAGCAAGCGCGTGTGCCACGCCAGTGGAATAACTTATTACCCACAG ATGTCTCCAGTAGTTATCATCTTGGTGTCTGACggcagccgctgcctcctcgCACGACAGGCCTCGTTTCCTCAGGGGATGTACACTGCTCTGTCTGGCTTCTGTGACATAG GCGAAGCCGTGGAGGAGGCAGCCCGGCGAGAAGTGGCAGAAGAGGTTGGCCTGGAGGTGGAGTCGCTCTGGTACTCAGCATCCCAGCACTggcccttccccagcagctgctTAATGATAGCTTGTCATGCATTGGTGAGGAGACAGCAGTTAGAG ATCAGTATGAacagcctggagctggaggaAGCCCGCTGGTTTGGCCTGGAGGAAATCATGGAGGGTCTCAAGCGAGAACCCAACTCTGCAAAGCAAGACAATGGAAGGTTTTTACCCTGGTTCCCTCCCAAACAGGCCATTGCTCACAAATTGATCAACGAGTGGGTTAAGCAGCAGACTTCCCAGTCAACTCAGGTGCTATGA
- the NUDT13 gene encoding nucleoside diphosphate-linked moiety X motif 13 isoform X2, producing the protein MVIMAAIYLAAYRRSALFCRSHSTYVRKMRYLNKLKEDDSLCRQAQTSGTFYIFHNLSPFLQKVGKKYLTPQLSAAEMKRILEKFKETEQWIEKSVLIGCSDEHVPHFALDLGALEKSVIEAELKGSFTDLRKAFFVVDEKDSSLLASAQALLRWHDSHQYCSKTGQPTQKNVAGSKRVCHASGITYYPQMSPVVIILVSDGSRCLLARQASFPQGMYTALSGFCDIGEAVEEAARREVAEEVGLEVESLWYSASQHWPFPSSCLMIACHALVRRQQLEISMNSLELEEARWFGLEEIMEGLKREPNSAKQDNGRFLPWFPPKQAIAHKLINEWVKQQTSQSTQVL; encoded by the exons ATGGTGATTATGGCTGCGATTTATCTAGCAGCATATAGAAGATCTGCTCTCTTCTGCAGGTCACATTCCACCTACGTTAGAAAAATGAG GTACTTGAATAAGCTAAAGGAAGATGACAGCTTGTGTAGACAAGCCCAGACCTCAGGAACTTTTTACATCTTTCACAATCTCTCACCCTTCCTGCAGAAAGTCGGGAAGAAATATTTGACACCACAGCTCAGTGCAGCAG aaatgaaaaggatCCTGGAGAAATTCAAAGAGACTGAACAGTGGATAGAGAAGTCGGTGCTGATCGGTTGTTCAGATGAGCACGTACCACACTTTGCCCTGGATTTAG GAGCCTTGGAAAAATCAGTCATTGAGGCTGAGCTCAAGGGATCGTTCACTGACTTACGAAAGGCTTTCTTTGTAGTGGATGAGAAGGATTCTTCTTTGCTGGCCTCG GCCCAGGCCCTTCTCCGGTGGCACGATTCCCACCAGTACTGTAGCAAAACTGGGCAGCCAACTCAGAAAAACGTAGCTGGCAGCAAGCGCGTGTGCCACGCCAGTGGAATAACTTATTACCCACAG ATGTCTCCAGTAGTTATCATCTTGGTGTCTGACggcagccgctgcctcctcgCACGACAGGCCTCGTTTCCTCAGGGGATGTACACTGCTCTGTCTGGCTTCTGTGACATAG GCGAAGCCGTGGAGGAGGCAGCCCGGCGAGAAGTGGCAGAAGAGGTTGGCCTGGAGGTGGAGTCGCTCTGGTACTCAGCATCCCAGCACTggcccttccccagcagctgctTAATGATAGCTTGTCATGCATTGGTGAGGAGACAGCAGTTAGAG ATCAGTATGAacagcctggagctggaggaAGCCCGCTGGTTTGGCCTGGAGGAAATCATGGAGGGTCTCAAGCGAGAACCCAACTCTGCAAAGCAAGACAATGGAAGGTTTTTACCCTGGTTCCCTCCCAAACAGGCCATTGCTCACAAATTGATCAACGAGTGGGTTAAGCAGCAGACTTCCCAGTCAACTCAGGTGCTATGA